From Strigops habroptila isolate Jane chromosome 1, bStrHab1.2.pri, whole genome shotgun sequence, a single genomic window includes:
- the TCF24 gene encoding transcription factor 24 yields MDCGHSGERGEETPSTGTEPDSLLPSAAGSNSSTLAVAGRQAGASPGRPAAANAARERSRVQTLRHAFLELQKTLPSVPPDTKLSKLDVLLLATTYIAHLTRSLQDEEESPGEGLGTLRGDGYLHPVKKWPMRSRLYIGATGQFLTHSAQGDGANQGETSTTSQI; encoded by the exons ATGGACTGTGGACACTCGGGTGAGAGAGGCGAGGAGACCCCCAGCACGGGCACAGAGCCCGATTCCCTGTTGCCTTCTGCTGCCGGCAGCAATTCCAGCACACTCGCCGTGGCTGGGCGGCAGGCCGGGGCCTCTCCCGGCAGACCCGCTGCCGCTAACGCCGCCCGGGAGCGCAGTCGGGTTCAGACCCTGCGCCATGCCTTCCTCGAGCTGCAGAAGACTCTGCCCTCTGTGCCGCCCGACACCAAGCTCTCCAAGCTGGATGTGCTCCTCCTGGCCACCACCTACATCGCACACCTCACCCGCAGCCTTCAGGATGAGGAAGAGTCACCGGGAGAGGGCTTGGGTACCCTCCGAGGGGATGGATACCTCCACCCTGTCAAG AAGTGGCCGATGCGTTCCAGGTTATACATCGGAGCCACAGGGCAGTTTCTGACTCACTCAGCACAAGGAGATGGTGCAAACCAAGGAGAAACATCAACAACTTCACAAATCTAA